Below is a window of Perca flavescens isolate YP-PL-M2 chromosome 12, PFLA_1.0, whole genome shotgun sequence DNA.
tgtaaattggaaagagaggactgtgagtttgcagtgtgtttagcgattgttgccataaaagtgtgcctgactggcgtgtggagaggacggtgaggttgttgtgtttttagcggttcatactgtaattttaagccgaaaaagtgtgtctgtcagttgattacagagctccgcgtgagcacgggctttatgactgtcaatatagccagcatctaccgttagctactcggctgtgctgtggagtaatgtctggctatgtgagactagcatctaccgttagctactcggctgtgctgtggagtaatgtctggctatgtgagactagcatctaccgttagctactcggctgtgctgtggagtaatgtctggctatgtgagactagcatctaccgttagctactccgctgtgctgtggagtaatgtctggctatgtgagaaaagcgtctagcaacattgttgtgaatgctgcggtctcagcctggcaacccccgtgaactttgagtctgggcaggagggggcgggggagacgactctccagtattttgaattggtagtgcagtaactattttaaccgctagctgccagtattacacacaatattacatattgcacctttaagcctCAGCTTGTTTCTACAGGCAACCCTGTTAGATTCTTCCTACAGTTGCAAGACAATTGAAGATCACAATATGATTTGCTCAGCATAGTGGACTTGACATGAGTTACATAACAGATATAACAAGAAGATGACTTTATTGTTTGTGCTTGTTCACTAAACCTGTTAAGAGTTTTCTGTGCTGAAAGTCTTAACAGGAAAACAAGAGTCATAACCGTGACCACAGTAAATCTGTGGGGGCAAATAAGCAAGAGCAAAAAGTAAGAAGCACATGTTTTATAataaagaggtgtgtgtgtgtgtgtgtgtgtgtgtgtgtgtgtgtgtgtgtgtgtgtgtgtgtgtttgtgctgatgCAGGACAAACTTCTAGTGTCTGGTGGTTTCTATAGTGTCACTTAAACTTGAATATAATCACCATAAAACCCATAAGAAGCAGTGTCTTCACAGCTATGACAGtctaagaaaaataaaaactcaccTGATGTCTCCTAAATCATTCTTGTTTCCTGCTATGGCTACAACAATGTCCTCCGGACCGTGTTCTTTAAGCTCTTTCACCCATTTCTTCAATGTCTGGAAAGAGTCCTGAACAACAAGAGCACAACACAGTCAACACTGGGATAGGGACTTTATGAGAATATGCCCAACGTTTTCTACAACTTGTGTCACATATTCATCGCATTAGTTTTCAGACAAGTTTCCATGAACAGACCAGGAAAGAATGATATTTGTAGGTCCTGGAAGCGAGGCATCCCAGAGTGATGGAAAAGTAATTGAGTTTTACATTAGGCTCATAGTGCAAAAGCAGCTTCTTCTGTTACACACATTTAATACACCAGGGAGTGACTCAACACATCAGCAGCTCTAATGGTACATTTAGGGGTGAAGGACATTGCTTGAGCCCCTCAACAGGTGAGGGAAAAAGGGTTGTTACTTATTAATTTTTGTTATGGGGATTCTGTCCACTAGTCTGAGGATGTCACCACTCAACGCAGGCTAAATTTACTGTCACTTGATTTAAATATATTAACGGTTATTCTTACCAGTTTAGTAATGTCATAGACAATGACAGCAGCAGCTGATCCTCTGTAGTACATAGGCGCTAATGAGTGAAACTAAAAAAGACAACATATGTATAGTTTAGCATGATCAATCATTATATCAAATCAATCACAGTTATACAGAAATGTCACCCAAGTgctttataaatctgacttcaAAAACAGTCTATGACCATTTAAACTGAACACAATCCTAAATCTGGATCACAACATTGAAAATATTGTGTTAACGCAAAAAAAAGACTAACACGGTATACTGTTCTGTGAGTAGACTATGCCCTTACATTTTGAAGTGATGATGGCTGATGGGAAAAGTTACTTCCTTACAAGTTTCAGCTCCTCTTAAATCACTATGAAGGTTGCACAAGACTTCTGGATAAGTGTTCTCAACCTCCACATACAACTTGTATGTAAATGTTCCTCAAAAGGTTATAACTGTTTTGTTGACATTACACCTAAATCCAATATGggtctccttttttttaaagattattttggccTTTCactgcctttaattgacaggatagttgagggggaggggggggggggaagacatgcagcaaagggccactctagtgggtgagctagaggtcgcccccaaTATGAATACCCCCCATCACACAGTTAGTCACATATAATCACATATGATAAGTTCAATATTAGTTCCACAAATAAAGAAGACTTTAAAACCCTGGTAACAGAGGTTTTAAGATCTCATTCATTTCACATAAAAGCAGGAAATACTTGAACTAGTTTTTCCATGCTGTAAGCATCCTCCctcaatgaatcattgtgatgATACCACAGTCTCGTGACCTTTGAACCTTATAGGAATAATCCTATTTCACACTTAATAATAACTCTATGTCACGAGGAACACAAACAGTGAAATGATTGTGTCATTGCTAGCTTCCTGATGcaaaatgtaatggaaaatgTACTTTCTAAAAGTCATGTTATGTGTGTTAACTTAAAGCTAATAATAAGTAAATGAGGGATTTCTGTTGTGGATGCACTCACCCTTTCCTGTCCGGCTGTATCCCAGATTAGAAATTTGTGTAGTTCATTTCCAGATGGCACTGTTTTGGTTAGGAACGATGCTCTGGGGGTGATAAAGagcattttacaacaatgcgtCCAAGCATGTTCTTTAAAAAGCACAGGAATTGGGTACAAGTCAGCAGGAAACAAATAATATTGAGAAAAAAGATGGTCGACACTAAATCCATGATGGCTGACCCAGAGGCGTACAAAACAACCATCAAACAACAAAGGGCCAGCACATAAATCAGTGATGACGGTGGGCTTATTTCCTTAGTgttattaaagtgatggttcggagtaatttcaccctagggtcctttgcaccatgacctcgagacAACCAGAGAGCAACAGTAACagaacagcagagagcagtggtgatggcgcagtggatatgacacatgcctttggtatgggagatccgggttcgattcccactgcgatacatcaaccaatgtgtccctgagcaagacacttaacccctagttgctccagaggtgtttgacctctgacatatatagcaattgtaagtcgctttggataaaagcgtcagctaaatgacatgtaatgtaaaagagcagaagccagcaggcaagtgttatttacatactgtctggtgtacttacaatccatcattttatgagtaaATAAACTATTTATACTAGCGCAGAACTTtagtatcatttcgggcattattagtggggtcatttacgagatacaaacctgggtccattagcccctgcgctaagctattcagctgataacgctactctacgctaactctcccaatgttagacccaggtgaaaaaaagcttctgggggggtgtttggctcgaggtcatggtgcaaaggaccctagggtgaaattactccgaaccatcactttaagcttGGCATTTATCTTGTGTACACTAtattcatttgtatttgtaatttgTACCAAGTCTGCTAATAGTGATCTGAACTGCATTtcaaaaaatatgtataaaccaatagttttttttaggGAGGCatattctattttttcttttgtaaaattGGGGAATACCTTTTTTCTTATGTCCGACTTAATATTTCCCCCTTTGTAAATCAAACCATTTAGAACAGTTATCAATTTGCCAACTGACTTAACCATTATTATAGAAGATATGACTTGAAATCTCTAATCATTGTGAAAAAACACCATACATGGTCAAACTGATTGTTCACAATTCAGGATTTGGACTTTATTTGATATCAAACCTTGACTTCATTTGGAACAACAAAAATTGTGGAGCAAAGATGGCTCTCTCTTATTGGTTTGTTTCTTACCGTCCTAACACTATCTTTTGTGATTTGTACTGCTACACTCTTACCCTATTGTGGGACTTATGTTGTGGTCAAAATGATCCTGAACGAAACGGCAAACGATGCTGGATTTCCCAACTCCAGTGTCCTGAAAACAGAGGGAAACAACATCAGTTACCACAGTCCtcctaacacacatacacagagtcGCTGGTCACTATTAAACCCTATTGATTAGGGAACTGTCTGATCACCCCATCAGACAGCTTCCGGTTAGTGCACGAATTTCACAACTAGCTCTGAATTAAAAGTCAACATTACTTATTTGTCATAGACAACATCTCCCAATCACCTAACGTTAACAGTTAAGTAAATTAACATGAAAACTCAAGACTTTAAGGCCCTTTTTTGGCTGCATGTCATTTATGCTTCATCATTCCTTTTTGGTGATGCAGGCATAATGACAGCTCGTATTCTAGCTTTACATAACTATCGCTAAAGTATGAATACAATCTGCTATAAGCAGAGGGGATATTGGTAGCTAAGGACATTCTGTGGTTACCTTAGGTTGGCATTTAAAATGCTTGCTGTGCAACTCAGTTCCTGTGGCACAGGCCTGTTAAACGTTTATGTAGCTCTTACAAGTTCGCAGTTCCCCTTTACTTTATTGATAAACtatcgctagctagctaacactttgcagtTTAGAGTGGACATCCCTGTCCCCGTCCATAAAGAGGGACTGCTGTGTAATTTGCTAACGCAGCAGGAAATCGAACTAACGGCTTGCATGTTGCGGTTGGTATGATGATGACGTAATAGGTGATAAACTGTCAGAGCCGTTAAAACGATTTATGACAAAATTACGTAGAAAACAACAAATAGGCCTACTCGATTTGGAAATGTTAAAAACAGACGTAGCTAGTTAACGTTACACGATGAGAAAGCAAATGTAAAATAACTGCTGCGCCCATTGTGCGACCAGCTATTGGTTTTCAgtcaactaacgttagctatcaaCATTTCTGAAGTTTTCTGACAAACAACAAGATAAAGTCAACAGTTTACAAAATAACCGACTGTTTACAGAGCAATCGTGTCCGTTAGTGTAACACGTCTTTTAGTATGTTGTTAACGTCAAACTAATGTCGGCTAGCTAGCAGACAAGAACGAATTTTGGTGGATAACGTAAAAAAAACACCTGCCAGTGCCACTTACCCCTAAAAGGCAAACTTTGAGCTCCCTTATAGCCATGGTGAGTTGTGAAAGttttttaaaacatgatttgCCAATGTTAAGTCAGTGTCTTTGTTTCGTCATGCTTGAAACTCTGATTTCACCCCCCTCTTCTTGGGTAAAAGAGAAACCCAGCccctgagacagacagactgaccatcTAACTAAACTGGACCAAGCGgtataaatgataaataaaactTCTGGTGAcgattttcaaaataagacCCACATAGACTGATGTActcgttctcttaatacatccatggatatactccagacatgttttaagacttctaaaacaaaagtatgcttgtaattgtgtgtgtgtgtgtgtgtgtgtgtgtgtgtgtgtgtgtgtgtgtgtgtgtgtgtgtgtgtgtgtgtgtgtgtgtgtgtgtgtgatatggctttttcacaaaaacttcAAATACCTTGTTAAAATTGCATCTACTCCTCCCTGGATAGTTATAATTCACAAAAATATGCTTGTACATACTGAATGTGCCATTAAAATCATAAGGTACATTTTCCCCTGAATGTGAAAACTGCCGTCTAGTGTCCAACTCTGCACATacatcattctgcacagtgCAGGTTAAACATCTAAGTGAAGTAACAATAGGCAAAATAAAATGAGTGTATATAGGACGATAAATaagtataaataataatattcgTGGACATATATTGTCTGTTTAAGTAAGGAAGCTTTGAAACTAGATTTAAATTGACTCACCCATAATCACGTTAATTTCCACTCAGctatagttatttaaaaatagagagacaaaatacaacaaaaactcaaaacaaAGTTCAAGACAGTCCGAAACTAAAGGTATGCTTTAATTTTGAAACCAATTTTGCTTGTATCCGGTGTTTTTTCTGGCTGTTCTTTTCTTCTTGACGCTGTTAACTTTCCAAATCGGAAATCAGCAATGACAAAAAAGTCGGGTGGTTTCACGATCTTTTAAATACTAAATCCTTGATTCTGAGTCCAAACGCAACATTTACACGATTCACTTCTACAAAATGGGTGCAAAGGTTTTATTTAGAACCTCATTAGTCTGGGAGAAGGAAAAGTATTCAGAGAATTGTAATGGAAAATAGGAAGCACTAAATCTGGACTTCACTTCCAGTGGACTACAGTAGTTGAGTAAAAAGGTAAACATTAGGCTGTGTgtcagagaaagacacagagaagcAGATAAGTTACTCAGATCAACACTTTATTCTTCACAGCATTATTCTGTCTGCAACAATAAGCTACAAAAGCTTGGAACAATATGAAAATAACCTCATGAGAAGCTTCTGAGCCCAATCTAGCACTTATCTGTTTCAGTCACAGGATTAATAACATGTTGAATCATGAGCCCAGATGAGATTGCTTTGATTTGCCCGTGACCAAAGCTTGGGCAGTTACACTAGCATACTCCATACAGgtcattattaataattaaaaaaagaacgtGACAAAACACAGGAGctgaaaatacagtatgtttgcaATTTTACAATGATATACACAAATGGTAAGTAAGTCAGGCCATGCCTTTGCTTTAAATATCACTGAGCAATGACAGTACTTTGTAATAGTCATGGATCAGTGatgaaattaaatgattgaCTTGTAATCTttaaggttttctttttttacttacttTCAACTGATGGCATGAAATATAACTCCACACATCAAGAGTTAAAAAACACGatcaaatacacaacaaaactaaataagCCTCCTGCATGTCTCGGCACACATTTTGGCGACAATAATCATCGCTACAGATTTGTTGTTCCATCATAAAACTGCAGAAATGTAATTTTCCACGTTTACTTGTTTGTgcaagagaagcagagagaagaTGATTGCACTACAGAGCAAAGTGTGACTGTAACAATGCGGCCTCCAGCTGTTTGTCTATCTATATTATCCAGTGATGAATATACTTTTGTTGCGTATTTGTTTGCCGTTCAGGTTTTCATCCACTGGTCAGTTGCGAGGCACAACGCCACTGTGTTTACGTGCAGCTGCTgttcaaagaaaagaaagcctctacaatatatttatacataaatTCATATATTACTAAAAAGCCGTTACTTCAATCAATGTATTTCTTGAATAGTCGTCCGTATTCTTCAGAATactacttaaatatataatatatagataGACCAAtcatacatttttcattattcAAAGAGCTTTTGTATTAGTGGTTCTCTGGGGAAATGTGTCCAGTCTGGCATCTTCGGTTATGGCACAGTGGTCTCTTTCCTAAGATGAGGGATATAGTGAGATACAACAACTGAGATTATATCTGGTCTATGTTCATCACTTGAGCCCTTACCAGCAAAAATAAGCTTTATGTCACAAACTGGCAAggtgcctgactttttttttttttttttactctcttcCTTCCCCCTACATGCTTTATGAATGCCTtaatcacccccccccccccccccacccccttctaCCTTCATACAGGCTTGGCACTGTGGATTTGATAATATGGTCCACCTAGTCTCTCACAGTAGTAGCCAGTTGTCCACTACATTAGCTTTTctagttttttgtgttttgcatcGAAAAATGAGAAACAAGGTTTTTGATTCCTGCTAAAAAGGGTCAGGACGCCAAAGACGGTATAACAGATTTTTCCATGGCTGCCACAATTACTAATGAACTCATGGATCCAGCAAAGTGAAATCTCCAGTGGATGACGAGTGACGCTACAGGACAACTGACCAGCGGTAGAGACGTATGGCAGCACCGAGCCACCAAACGCATCACTGAGATGATATTTCACATGTTGGTGTCCCTCCTGTCTTTGTTCGGTGAGGGCTTTGAAGGATCCTTAGCTGCCTTGCCATTGACGGAGGCAGCGGCGTCTGCACCGGCAGCCACCGCGGCAACCAAACATTTGGTCTGCTCCTCGGTGCGGGGCTCTGGGCTGGGCTGTGTGGGCGGGGCCTGCTCCACCGGCGGCTGGACGGTCAGTTCCTGCTGCAGTTTGTGGCTGTGCAGGAGGCGAAGCTGAACACGGAGCTCCAAGATGGCTTCCTGCTCCTCGTGGATGGCCTGGTTCAGGTGGGTATTTTTGTTCTTCAGGGCAATAAAACAGAGACAGTGCTTGACAAACCAACTACTTGATTTCTGGTAATAGTTACagtgaaaatatttattttatattgctCACGTCCGTATTTAAACAAAACCGATTCAGACTAAGTATTGCAATTttataaacacaaacaccaTTATAGTGTACTTTCAGACTTTACTCTGTCAGAACTCAATGCACTTTACTCAGTCTTTTAGGTAAATAACGGACTATGATGATACTAAACAGCCAGTATGTgctgaatgtttttttcaccTCCAGTTCCTCATTTTGCTTCTGCAGGTCTTCCAGAATCATCTGCAGCTCTTCTTCATCTTCACTCTCACTTTCACTGTCTGACGAATATTCCTCTGTCTCACTGCGCCCCTGCTGCCGGCTGAGGAATACAACGCTGGGTTACAGTTGAGACCTTTAGTACGTTTAATGACAGTTGTACATCATATTACAACATATTTAGCACTTAAAATGGTTACCTCTGTATGTCTGCAATCTCTGCTCGCAGTCTCTCGATTTCTTCCTTCTCAGTAGCAATCTGTCTACGAAGCACCTGCTCAAGAGAGATCAGCTCCTCCTGCTCTGTTAGGATCTCATTTTCCTGATAATTGAGAGGAAATTATTCCATCACAGGTTGGCATACATGGAGCTTAGTAACAATGTGTGTTTGAATGGCTCACCTGTGCTAAGAGGAGGTTAATGACTTCCTCTTCATTCTCAGTCATTTCCTCTTTTGAAACATCCTCCTTTGAGAGGCTTGCTATCTCCTGGGCTATCTTACTCTCACACTCCTAAAAGGCCAAAGGtggaaagataaataaataaaaacacaatggaAAAGCTTTTCTAGTTTTCATAGTGAACTTTTCTAATAGTATATCATATGTTAtgatatattaaaatgtttgttcagACTATAACAGAGAGGTGATGATTTATGCCTATGGTCATTTTAGAGGCTGGAGATCTCATTAAAAAGGACAATTCCCGCGCAAATGAACCtgggggttaataacatatgtgtaccgagtcgactgttctctgggatatgttttcatgctaatcaaatgtgtctctagcGTGAAACAAGCTAGGGCGAACAGCTGATTAGCTTATAATGCTAGCCTTCGGGGCAGAGgttaaatcgctatttctacaccactaacaaggctcaaaatagcaccacactagCAGTAGCGTTCATGTATAcatgcaggcgccatcttgggaaacagtcatgaccagtcgaacaacgaacgccgtgcaaccagtaacatagctcaagcacggcgttcgtggttcgactggtcatgactgttttccaagatggcgcccgcatgtaTACATGAATgttactgtctttataatctctctttttaataaactgtctgtacacttacaaagttctcaatgcttcggtttacatgtagggaccctcattatgctaccgttgaagtgtggtgctattttgagccttgttagtggtgtagaaatagtgatttaccctctgccccgaaggCTAGCATTATAATCTAATCAGCTGcccgcgctagcttgtttcaagctagagacacattcgattagcatgaaaacatatcccagagaacagtcgactcggtagatatgttattaacccctaggttcattttgcgttggaattgtcctttaaatatattaaaatatgcacacgcacacatatagtATCTAGACACAACTTACCTGTCGTTTGGCCTCCCTCAGTTTGCGTTTTAGCGCCGTCAGGATTCTCTGAACCTCCCAGAGCCGCTCTTCTTTAGATAAGTCCTTCACCCCTGCCTGCAGGTCCCTGTGCaggcagttcagcaggaactcctaaaacacatttttattatgtCATAATTCAGTTGACACTCCAGAACTACTTAAAATGAGTAATCATCAAACAAAGTTTCAATTAAATAATTACAGCAATCAGTGGCAAACTAAATAGATTCTCGAATGATGATCATTAGTGCAAGTGCAAATCATATTCAAAGCAGTACTACTACTCTCTCGGTAATCATAGTGCAAACTATTTATTACTAACGTGATACACTGCtcagcctaagatatggtcatgttccTTTTTCAGGAATATGAGCATGTCCACGTTCTATATTGTATATGTATGGTGGAGAGatagtctcttcactcagagaacaaACGTTACAACGTAACCAAGCGTTTTCTGGCAGTAGTTGAGACCAGTTGTTTTTTActtaaatttgtcattgtacggtatagagagagaaataaagcttattttaTGATTGTTTCAGTGATtatgttctaaagcacaaataaataaccatcaaacaCGCAACAGATGATTTTGTGGAGACATGCACTTTGCagatgtggagagagagagagagagagagagagagagagagagagagagagagagagagagagagagagagagagagagagagagagagagagaaaccttTACTGTTCTAACACTGGGTTTTACAGGCAGCTATTTTCCAATTGCAACTCCGCTATTGCTCTGCACAGTTTAACTCAGAGTCAACTTTTGAGAACCGGCGGGGGATCTTATATGCCAAGTTCGAGGTCAAAGCCAGACtgatggatgtattataagaccaaccAGGCCAGACATGTCAtgctggctgctgctctgcacttgtgTACTGATGTCGCAAGATGACTTTTCACGTTTTAATCGTCACACCTCTACTAAACAGTTACCAAAAGTTTCTTATTTAAAAGGAATAATTGGAATATCCTCTCACATCTGACAGTTCCATATCAGCTGGAGCTTGGAAACAATTGGCTTAACTTAGTATAAACAGTGGAAGTGGGGAAAGGGCTAGTCTGACTCTGTCCAAGGGTAAAGAAAACCCACCTACCAGCACTTACCATATCTGGCTTGAGGTTTCGGTTTTACAGGAAGGTTATGTGAAGTACTGTTTCCTGTCTTGTCTTTG
It encodes the following:
- the rab31 gene encoding ras-related protein Rab-31; the encoded protein is MAIRELKVCLLGDTGVGKSSIVCRFVQDHFDHNISPTIGASFLTKTVPSGNELHKFLIWDTAGQERFHSLAPMYYRGSAAAVIVYDITKLDSFQTLKKWVKELKEHGPEDIVVAIAGNKNDLGDIREVPMKEAKEFAESIAAVFIETSARNAVNVEELFQKISKQIPPLENPEVESNESFKLTRQPAASARRCC